The uncultured Bacteroides sp. genome includes the window GAAGGAGTCAATATGAGCTTTTATTTCCATAACAATCCTTTTATTGGTAATAAAATGGTGTTTTGCAGTGGATACCGCAAAGGAGCTGCAGCAAACATACCCGGTAAGGAGATTTACAACATTGATGTGAATAACATGCAAATGTATTGGGTAGATCTCAGTTCTTTAAAGATAGAACAATTAACAAACGAGAGAAAATCAGTACACAGCGAAATTGTATGCGCTCGTACCAAAGAGATTTTCTATCAGATAGATGACAGCGTATTTAGTCAGAATGTGGAGACAAAGAGGAAGAGGCTTATATTTGTATTTCCTCAGAACGAGAGATCATCCATTACTACAGTAAATGCTGACGGTTCCCTGTTAGCAGGTGTATTCTCTAATCCCAAAGAAGCCGAGATTCTAAAAGAATATCCACTTAAAAGTCAATTTTTTGATCGTATATATGACGCAAAACTGCCCAGAACCATGTTCGTTATCAACACAGCAACCGGGAAGTTAAAACGGATATACACAGAGAATGCATGGTTAAATCATATGCAGTTTTCGCCGGTTGATCCTCATTTGCTCATGTTTTGCCACGAAGGCCCTTGGCACAAAGTAGATAGAATATGGACCATTGATGTTATCAAGGGAGGACAACCACAATTGATACATAAGCGGACGATGGATATGGAAATAGCCGGACATGAATGGTTTGGATCAAAAGGCAATGCAATCTATTTTGACCTTCAAAAGCCAAGAGGAGAGAATTTCTTTGTGGGTAAAGTGGACTTAAAAACACATAAAGAAGTTAGTTATGAACTAAAGCGTAATGAATGGTCTGTGCATTACACTACATCTTGGGGAGAAGATATGCTTGCCGGAGATGGAGGGAACTCAACTTCTGTGGCGAAAGCACCTGATGGGCAATGGATTTATCTCTTTAAACCCGTAGGAAATAAATTACAATCGACTAAGTTGGTTAATATGAAGAATCATAATTATCATTTAGAGCCGAATGTGCACTTCTCTCCGGATAATAAATGGGTTATTTTCCGTGCTAATTTCGAGGGGCAAGAAAATGTATATGCCGTTCAGATATAGTTACCACACAACGTAAATGAAATGAGAACCATGATAAAACGTATTCTTTTCATAATCGCTTTATTTATGTTGGCAGAACCAATGATAGCCGGCATACCTCCTGTTTTTGACCAACAGGAATACAAAGGAAAAATTCAAAAAGACGAGTTAACCAGATCTTATATTTCTCCTCTGAAAGTCGTATGGAAATATGACGGCGGCGGCAAACTAATTACCAATGAGCAAGCATTGTTTGCTCTTGGTAATAGTCAGCCGGAAATGGGGAAACGTAATATGTGCGAAATAATAAGTACAGAAAACGAAACAGCATCTATATTGCTTGATTATGGAATGGAAATTCACGGTGGCTTGCAACTGGTAACAGGCGGTTCCAGCAGACGCGAGCCATCACTGGTAAGAATACGTTTCGGCGAATCTGTTGGAGAATGCAATAGTCAAGCGATTAATTATGAGTGGAAAGTTGGTTTCTCTACCGACGATCATGCCAAACGTGATATCACAATGGAAATACCCCGCGATGGTATGATTGAGATAGGCAATACCGGATTTCGATTTATACGGATTGATTTATTGCAGAAAGGTACAACAATTCATCTTAAAGAAGCACGTGCTATTCTTCGTTACCGGGATATACCTTATCTTGGCTCTTTTAAAAGTAATGACGAGCGCCTTAATAAAATCTGGATGACAGGAGCTTATACTGTTCATTTAAACATGCAAGAATATCTTTGGGACGGAATAAAACGTGATCGGTTAATTTGGTTGGGAGATATGCATCCGGAAGTATCAACTATTTCGTGTGTTTTTGGATACAATGATGTGGTTTGTAAAAGCCTTGATCTGGCTTGCAAACAATTTCCACTGCCCGGATGGATGAACGGGATGAGCGCTTATTCAATGTGGTACCTAATTATTCAGTATGAATGGTATATGCAAAATGGGAAAATAGATTTTTTGAAAAAGCACAGATCAGATATACTGGGATTAATAGATCAGATTGATGCTAAAATTGATGAAAAAGGGAATGAAACATTAGCTTCATCTCGTTTCCTCGATTGGCCTTCAACTCCCAATAAAGAAGGAGTTGAAGCGGGTTATCGTGCTTTACTGGTATGGTCACTCAAAGACGCAGAAAAGTTATGCGGCATTTTGGGAGAAGCTAAATATGCAGAGAAATCCAAGAATGCTTATGAACGA containing:
- a CDS encoding oligogalacturonate lyase family protein, which translates into the protein MKKLFISVLLLAGMQAMQAQPVMETGGKEMPNEWIDQDTGHKVIKLTRKEGVNMSFYFHNNPFIGNKMVFCSGYRKGAAANIPGKEIYNIDVNNMQMYWVDLSSLKIEQLTNERKSVHSEIVCARTKEIFYQIDDSVFSQNVETKRKRLIFVFPQNERSSITTVNADGSLLAGVFSNPKEAEILKEYPLKSQFFDRIYDAKLPRTMFVINTATGKLKRIYTENAWLNHMQFSPVDPHLLMFCHEGPWHKVDRIWTIDVIKGGQPQLIHKRTMDMEIAGHEWFGSKGNAIYFDLQKPRGENFFVGKVDLKTHKEVSYELKRNEWSVHYTTSWGEDMLAGDGGNSTSVAKAPDGQWIYLFKPVGNKLQSTKLVNMKNHNYHLEPNVHFSPDNKWVIFRANFEGQENVYAVQI
- a CDS encoding alpha-L-rhamnosidase C-terminal domain-containing protein, producing the protein MIKRILFIIALFMLAEPMIAGIPPVFDQQEYKGKIQKDELTRSYISPLKVVWKYDGGGKLITNEQALFALGNSQPEMGKRNMCEIISTENETASILLDYGMEIHGGLQLVTGGSSRREPSLVRIRFGESVGECNSQAINYEWKVGFSTDDHAKRDITMEIPRDGMIEIGNTGFRFIRIDLLQKGTTIHLKEARAILRYRDIPYLGSFKSNDERLNKIWMTGAYTVHLNMQEYLWDGIKRDRLIWLGDMHPEVSTISCVFGYNDVVCKSLDLACKQFPLPGWMNGMSAYSMWYLIIQYEWYMQNGKIDFLKKHRSDILGLIDQIDAKIDEKGNETLASSRFLDWPSTPNKEGVEAGYRALLVWSLKDAEKLCGILGEAKYAEKSKNAYERINRLTKSHNNLKQAAALMAIAGILDPKKACDEVISIGGAKDFSTFYGYYMLQALAMAGEYQEAIDIIRQYWGGMLDMGATTFWEDFNLDWLKDAARIDEITPKNKKDIHGDFGAYCYPGFRRSLCHGWSSGPTPWITEHILGIKVIEPGCKVIKIDPHLGDLKWVEGNYPTPYGVLYVKHVKGANGKITSTIKAPKGIKIIK